The following proteins are co-located in the Silene latifolia isolate original U9 population chromosome 1, ASM4854445v1, whole genome shotgun sequence genome:
- the LOC141648686 gene encoding uncharacterized protein LOC141648686: MAHPEAVKMFRSYYYVVLIDSTYKTNEYRLPLVEMVGVTPVGKSFVIAYALVTHESEEKYLWVLRKLKALLNDAVQPIAIIRLRGWFVERDSHCFSNAISELRKEFERGAKMMEDALTIDCGCVKATTLGLLCACSLHRIARNGSRVPVDVLHAFWRKLEFDGSEAMPTCDDDRLEELFDEIRNADPSMRSSMFDALYSQIHPEQEDVNEPRVNENPRGRPSRGTRRDPSAVEHARVRVRVGTPSSQRTPSSTPRSTPTVPVTPSSTPRSTPSVRFTPYRTPRSTQTGPGTPSTTATTTTGSFGTTYCAPLEVDYTIGDLRYFPYRDFLPSFFHEYVEAWFNPYGDGHCGFRVISHLCSG; this comes from the exons ATGGCTCATCCAGAAGCCGTTAAGATGTTTCGATCATACTATTATGTGGTACTGATCGATTCCACGTACAAGACAAATGAataccgtcttccgcttgttgaGATGGTTGGAGTCACACCCGTCGGGAAGAGCTTTGTCATCGCGTATGCTCTTGTGACGCATGAGTCCGAGGAGAAATATCTGTGGGTACTACGGAAACTGAAGGCCCTGCTCAATGATGCCGTTCAACCTATTGCTATTATTCGATTGCGAGGGTGGTTTGTTGAACGCGattcccattgtttttca AATGCCATCTCTGAATTGCGTAAAGAATTCGAAAGAGGTGCCAAGATGATGGAAGATGCCTTGACGATCGATTGCGGTTGTGTAAAGGCTACTACACTTGGTTTGTTATGTGCTTGTTCACTACATCGCATTGCTAGAAACGGATCTCGGGTCCCTGTTGATGTGTTACATGCATTTTGGAGGAAGTTGGAGTTCGATGGTTCGGAGGCAATGCCGACTTGTGACGATGATCGATTGGAGGAGTTGTTCGATGAAATTCGGAATGCAGATCCGAGTATGAGATCATCCATGTTCGATGCCCTTTACTCTCAGATACATCCGGAACAGGAGGATGTAAACGAGCCTCGGGTGAACGAGAACCCTAGAGGACGTCCGAGTAGGGGAACTCGTAGAGATCCGTCCGCCGTTGAGCATGCACGGGTTCGTGTTCGAGTAGGTACTCCGTCTTCCCAACGTACTCCGTCTAGTACCCCCCGTTCTACTCCGACGGTTCCTGTAACTCCGTCGTCTACTCCCCGTTCTACTCCGTCGGTTCGTTTTACTCCGTATAGAACCCCCCGGTCCACTCAAACGGGCCCCGGTACACCGTCTACCACTGCTACCACGACTACGGGGAGTTTCGGCACAACGTATTGCGCACCTCTTGAGGTCGACTACACCATTGGTGATTTGAGGTATTTTCCTTATCGTGACTTCCTGCCTTCATTTTTTCACGAGTATGTAGAAGCATGGTTTAATCCTTACGGAGACGGTCATTGTGGTTTTCGAGTTATCTCACATCTTTGTTCGGGGTGA